One part of the Amaranthus tricolor cultivar Red isolate AtriRed21 chromosome 16, ASM2621246v1, whole genome shotgun sequence genome encodes these proteins:
- the LOC130802497 gene encoding protein MAIN-LIKE 2-like codes for MDLLRATNGQTKRTIQTLEDLLRASVMDFGGSWDDNLMYVDGVLCVGTWNDVNESMELGPEMFQGPEPAPLDCTIVCGPEGRFARGGPSSSAASESHALDTQTTAYYMAVIGSTLLADKTRTGMRPHPIVVVNDDEQDVAWGAVTLAFLYRQLGMASRAGCKTIAGCLTLLQTWIYEYFPAFRPHPRRDDVPNTTRAEMWTPKKVGRELDRLISFRKVLDSMTETQVEWTPYNCGAAALLHEHPRTTVIGGITCFDVVEVYLPERALRQIGFVQSIPPAPMRPAKALRPAHGTYSVTFPSSAAAFVEAWSRFPYSGRLVEQGLRRATVPSETEPNYVEWFRRKAQVYPHQSGCNSYSSTSAIRRTKAGSDLRTSSTRD; via the exons ATGGATTTGTTAAGAGCAACAAACGGTCAAACAAAAAGAACGATTCAGACTCTTGAGGATTTGTTAAGAGCATCTGTTATGGATTTTGGTGGGTCATGGGACGATAACTTGATGTATGTAGACG GAGTTCTATGTGTTGGGACTTGGAATGATGTAAATGAGTCGATGGAACTAGGACCAGAAATG ttccaaggtcCTGAGCCTGCCCCATTGGACTGCACTATAGTTTGTGGCCCCGAAGGCAGATTTGCCCGTGGCGGCCCTAGTTCTTCCGCCGCATCTGA GTCGCATGCCTTGGATACCCAGAccacagcgtactacatggctgtcattggctctaccttgttggcggataagaccaggactggcatgcgacctcacccgatagttGTCGTCAACGACGATGAACAGGACGTGGCTTGGGGTGCGGTGACtttggcgttcttgtacaggcagctcggaatggcatctagggctggttgcaagaccattgctggatgcctcacattgctccagacatggatctatgagtacttccccgctttccgccctcatcctcgccgagatgATGTGCCAAACacgactagggcggagatgtggacgcCGAAGAAAGTAGGTCGTGAGCTGGACAGGTTGATATCATTCCGCAAGGTTCTGGACTCAATGACAGAGACTCAG GttgaatggactccctacaattGTGGAGCTGCTGCGTTGCTgcatgagcacccacgcaccacagtcatcgggggtatcacctgctttgatgttgtggaggtgtatttgccggagcgggcattgcgacagattgggttcgtgcaGTCTATTCCTCCAGCTCCTAtgagaccagccaaggctcttcgaccggcacacggaacctactccgtgacctttccttcttctgctgCTGCATTTGTGGAggcgtggagtaggttcccctacagtggccgccttgttgagcagggacttcgacgggctactgttccttcagagactgaacctaattacgttgaaTGGTTCAGA cgtaaggctcaggtatatccgCACCAATCTGGGTGTAATTCATATTCAAGTACCTCAGCCATTCGGCGAACAAAAGCGGGATCAGATTtaaggacttcatcgaccagagattga
- the LOC130802498 gene encoding protein FAR1-RELATED SEQUENCE 2-like: protein MQPAFIMNSIRDNFPGFYASMNQIYNIRQSIRRDEMEGRTPLQHCLHMATEHNYVVWTELDNDGHLSRLLIANPTSIQMIRTWPYVVLIDTTYKTNKSKWPLCEVIGMTPTNHNFLVAFCLMRDEAAVSYSWVLQGLRDIFGSAQTPSVIVTDRDEGLSAAIRDVFPDVRHLLCTWHIGNDVENMVDKLCGGKKNQQGQLFRKSRWNPLVESATIREYEKRWEGIVNPE, encoded by the exons atgcaaccggcctttattatgaattctattagagataattttcctggtttttatgctagtatgaatcagatatataatattaggcaatcaataaggagagatgaaatggagggcaggactccccttcaacactgtcttcatatggccacagaacataattatgtggtctggacagagtTGGATAATGACGGGCACTTGAGCAGacttttaattgcaaatcctacttcaatccaaatgatacgtacgtggccgtatgttgtgctgatagatacaacgtacaaaacgaacaaatcaaagtggccactatgtgaagtcatcggaatgacgccaacaaatcacaacttcttggttgcgttttgtttgatgcgagatgaggcggctgtgtcgtactcgtgggtgctgcagggattgagagatattttcggcagtgctcagactcctagcgtcattgtaaccgatcgtgacgaaggtttatctgcagctattcgtgacgtcttcccag atgtacgTCATTTGTTATGCacctggcatattggcaacgatgttgagaacatggtggacaagttgtgcggcggcaagaaaaatcaacaagggcagttatttaggaaaagtagatggaaccccttggttgaaagtgctACAATCCGGGAATATGAAAAGAGATGGGAAGGgatcgtca atCCAGAATGA